The following are from one region of the Halodesulfurarchaeum sp. HSR-GB genome:
- a CDS encoding helix-turn-helix domain-containing protein — MPETAENAERPVECDPPTAQTRDRRQLFVELEVSMGESCPARDLPESVTAVNVIRDHLGQCHCDIRGEANEDPVHVTEQVSRTCACSIFAAHGCVPKIEPVAGDRSRITTYLPNRTVLGELIEDLRENARSVSLLRIVDCSQADSEDGLTFDLTDLSETQRDTLELAVTEGYYDDPRGISLAELAEKLGVSKSGVSRRLSRIEATILTNIVSKTLG; from the coding sequence ATGCCAGAGACAGCCGAGAACGCCGAACGGCCCGTGGAATGTGATCCACCGACGGCTCAGACACGGGATCGACGACAGCTCTTCGTCGAGTTAGAGGTATCGATGGGCGAGTCCTGTCCGGCCCGGGACCTTCCAGAATCGGTCACGGCAGTCAACGTGATTCGTGACCACCTGGGCCAGTGTCACTGTGACATCCGCGGGGAGGCAAACGAGGACCCGGTTCACGTAACAGAACAGGTCTCCCGTACGTGTGCGTGTTCGATCTTTGCGGCCCACGGCTGTGTGCCAAAGATCGAACCGGTGGCTGGCGACCGCTCGCGGATCACTACCTATCTCCCGAACCGGACGGTCCTCGGCGAGTTGATCGAGGACCTGCGCGAGAACGCCCGAAGCGTGAGTCTGCTTCGCATCGTGGACTGCTCGCAAGCGGACAGCGAAGACGGACTCACCTTCGACCTCACCGATCTGAGTGAAACCCAGCGGGACACACTCGAACTTGCGGTCACCGAAGGCTACTACGACGATCCACGGGGCATCTCGCTGGCCGAACTGGCCGAGAAACTCGGCGTGAGTAAATCCGGCGTGTCCCGACGCCTCTCCCGCATCGAGGCAACCATCCTGACGAACATCGTCTCGAAGACGTTGGGATAG